One Calditrichia bacterium DNA window includes the following coding sequences:
- a CDS encoding GWxTD domain-containing protein yields MFLDFARFRYDEHHTYLEIYYMLYNLDPNQVGTREVNLEFYLQDISKDSLLAKNNLKVTMEPPSATGENGIQGSVIKTVLPEGRYSIKMVRMSDDKMTGIDSLYHEITAPTFSKENKIVLSDIELCSNIKTGAVNRNGLFYKNTMEVYPNPMRMYNEETPRLFYYLEMYNLKSEVPGAKVDVEIAIADTDGKIITNKRYSKNQTQESAVEVGSFDVSDYKNGLYTLIYAVVDKTSNYSVYTRANFYIMKPGQTDQEFLTLFPQSEFATASEAELDEMFDQAGYIANKEEVQIYQSLDTVESKRMFLFRFWADREQESPGLRHEYYARVAYANDLYAFSTLDGWESDRGRIYVKYGEPNQIDRQPNSREYRPYIVWFYHNLDGGARFLFIDESGFGDYRLVSSTLRGEIYDASYDELLLNSQP; encoded by the coding sequence ATGTTTCTGGATTTTGCCCGCTTCCGCTACGATGAACATCACACATATCTCGAAATTTATTACATGCTCTATAATCTGGATCCCAATCAGGTGGGTACCCGCGAAGTCAATCTTGAATTCTATTTGCAAGATATCTCAAAAGATTCGTTATTGGCAAAAAATAACCTGAAAGTTACGATGGAACCACCATCGGCAACAGGAGAAAACGGAATTCAGGGGAGTGTGATAAAAACGGTTTTGCCGGAGGGGCGTTACAGCATCAAAATGGTCCGGATGTCGGATGATAAAATGACGGGTATCGACTCCTTATATCACGAAATTACGGCACCTACTTTCTCGAAAGAAAATAAAATCGTGTTAAGCGATATCGAATTGTGCTCCAATATTAAAACAGGCGCAGTAAATCGTAATGGGTTATTTTATAAAAATACGATGGAAGTTTACCCAAATCCGATGCGAATGTATAATGAAGAAACGCCACGCCTATTTTACTATCTCGAAATGTATAATTTGAAAAGTGAAGTTCCCGGCGCAAAAGTAGATGTCGAAATTGCCATTGCCGATACCGATGGCAAAATTATTACCAACAAACGCTACAGTAAAAATCAGACTCAGGAATCGGCCGTTGAAGTTGGCAGTTTTGATGTTTCTGATTACAAAAACGGATTATATACCCTTATTTACGCTGTCGTTGATAAAACATCGAATTATTCGGTTTACACCCGGGCAAATTTTTACATTATGAAACCCGGACAAACCGATCAGGAATTTCTGACCTTATTTCCGCAAAGCGAGTTTGCAACTGCATCGGAAGCCGAACTGGACGAAATGTTTGATCAGGCAGGGTATATTGCCAATAAAGAAGAAGTGCAAATTTATCAAAGCCTAGATACCGTTGAGTCCAAACGTATGTTCCTCTTCCGCTTTTGGGCGGACCGTGAGCAGGAAAGCCCCGGTTTACGGCACGAATATTACGCGCGTGTCGCATACGCAAATGATTTGTATGCATTTTCCACACTCGATGGCTGGGAATCGGATCGCGGCAGAATTTATGTTAAATATGGCGAGCCGAATCAGATCGACCGTCAACCCAATAGCAGGGAATATCGCCCCTACATCGTCTGGTTTTATCACAATCTGGATGGCGGTGCCAGATTCCTGTTTATTGACGAATCTGGTTTCGGCGATTACCGGCTGGTTAGTTCCACCCTTCGCGGTGAAATTTACGATGCCAGCTATGACGAATTACTGTTAAACTCTCAGCCGTAA